The proteins below come from a single Azospirillum thiophilum genomic window:
- a CDS encoding CCA tRNA nucleotidyltransferase: MTVAARLSPQPWMTAPESRAVFAALAAGGADARFVGGCVRDAWLGRPVKDIDIATHAPPERVMELLTAAGIRVIPTGIAHGTVTALCGSKPYEITTLRRDVETFGRHARVEFTDDWVEDAARRDLTMNALSCTPDGEMFDPFGGLADLAAGRVRFVGEAWRRIDEDVLRLLRFFRFHAHYGRGEPDREALEACRDLAPRLPTLSGERVRGELFRLLTAPCAAAVWRLMMGQGIMVHLLPEAMDTDRLERLIVVERDLGLVPDPTRRLAAVLDSDRPGALRAADALRLSNHERDRLLALVEPPVVLAPADDRRALRQGLYRVGDAELFADLLLIAVAIHDGPLDLTMLRAALAVAADLPRLRLPIAGRDLLALGVPRGPAVGMTLKRIEGWWIAEDFQPDHASCLEMARGMMGSDSASATLLTGRE; this comes from the coding sequence ATGACCGTCGCCGCCCGCCTGTCCCCTCAGCCCTGGATGACCGCTCCCGAAAGCCGGGCGGTGTTCGCCGCCCTTGCAGCCGGCGGCGCCGACGCGCGCTTCGTCGGCGGCTGCGTGCGCGATGCGTGGCTCGGCCGGCCGGTGAAGGACATCGACATCGCCACCCACGCTCCGCCGGAGCGGGTGATGGAACTGCTGACCGCCGCCGGCATCCGCGTCATCCCGACCGGCATCGCCCATGGCACCGTCACCGCGCTGTGCGGCTCCAAGCCCTATGAGATCACCACGCTGCGCCGCGACGTCGAGACCTTCGGCCGGCATGCCCGGGTCGAGTTCACCGACGATTGGGTCGAGGACGCCGCCCGCCGCGACCTGACCATGAACGCGCTGAGCTGCACGCCCGACGGCGAGATGTTCGACCCGTTCGGCGGCCTTGCCGACCTTGCCGCCGGCCGCGTGCGCTTCGTCGGCGAAGCGTGGCGGCGGATCGACGAGGATGTGCTGCGCCTGCTGCGTTTCTTCCGCTTCCATGCCCATTACGGCCGCGGCGAGCCCGACAGGGAAGCGCTGGAGGCCTGCCGCGACCTGGCGCCGCGCCTGCCGACCCTGTCGGGCGAGCGGGTGCGCGGCGAACTGTTCCGCCTGCTGACCGCTCCCTGCGCCGCGGCGGTCTGGCGGCTGATGATGGGGCAGGGGATCATGGTCCATCTGCTGCCGGAGGCGATGGACACCGACCGCCTGGAGCGGCTGATCGTCGTCGAACGCGACCTGGGGCTGGTTCCCGATCCCACGCGCCGGCTCGCCGCCGTGCTGGACAGCGACCGGCCGGGAGCGCTCCGGGCTGCCGATGCCTTGCGCCTGTCCAACCACGAGCGCGACCGTCTGCTGGCGCTGGTCGAACCGCCGGTCGTCCTGGCGCCGGCCGATGACCGCAGGGCGCTGCGCCAGGGACTTTACCGTGTCGGCGATGCCGAGCTGTTCGCCGACCTGCTGCTGATCGCCGTCGCCATCCATGACGGTCCGCTCGACCTGACGATGCTGCGCGCGGCGCTGGCCGTAGCTGCAGATCTGCCGCGCTTGCGCCTGCCCATTGCCGGGCGCGACCTGCTGGCGCTCGGCGTGCCACGCGGCCCGGCCGTCGGCATGACGCTGAAGCGCATCGAGGGCTGGTG
- a CDS encoding NUDIX hydrolase, translating to MSLDDVRRRFPALGEGSAGTDWAVENAVQSNRAPLKIRGDHDLNPGFGPPGALREAAVLVPLVDRAEELTVIFTQRTATLSAHAGQISFPGGRMEPEDGSPEETALRETAEEIGLERARIEIVGRLDTYVTRTGFRVTPVVGVVTPPFILTPDPIEVAEVFEVPLSFILDPANPERHSREFLGKPRWFYAFPYPQRYIWGATAGMLVNLRDVLGAAGEGGQSQESA from the coding sequence TTGAGCCTGGACGATGTCCGCCGGCGCTTTCCGGCACTCGGCGAGGGCAGTGCCGGCACGGACTGGGCGGTGGAAAACGCGGTGCAATCGAACCGCGCCCCGCTCAAGATCCGTGGCGACCACGACCTGAACCCGGGGTTCGGGCCGCCCGGCGCTCTGCGTGAGGCCGCGGTGCTGGTGCCGCTGGTCGACCGGGCGGAGGAACTGACCGTCATCTTCACCCAGCGCACCGCGACGCTGAGCGCCCATGCTGGCCAGATCAGCTTTCCCGGCGGCCGGATGGAGCCCGAGGACGGCAGCCCGGAGGAAACCGCCCTGCGCGAGACCGCCGAGGAGATCGGGCTGGAACGCGCCCGGATCGAGATCGTCGGCCGGCTGGACACCTATGTCACGCGCACCGGATTCCGGGTGACGCCGGTGGTCGGGGTGGTGACGCCGCCCTTCATCCTGACCCCCGATCCGATCGAGGTGGCCGAAGTGTTCGAGGTGCCGCTGTCCTTCATCCTCGATCCGGCCAACCCGGAACGCCACAGCCGCGAATTCCTGGGCAAGCCGCGCTGGTTCTACGCCTTCCCCTATCCCCAGCGCTACATCTGGGGGGCGACCGCCGGCATGCTGGTGAACCTGCGCGATGTTCTCGGCGCGGCGGGGGAGGGTGGGCAGTCGCAGGAATCGGCCTGA
- a CDS encoding DUF1285 domain-containing protein: MSRDKTVPNSMKVGNAMANDKRADGQTGSETSSGIAAAGIPVVLGRTPTEESYDIRIARDGTWFHNGDPIRRIELAKLFSTVLRRDDDGDYWLVTPVERGRIQVEDAPFVAVEMIVAGSGADQVLSFRTNLDHWVEAGAEHPIRVAVDPETGEPAPYIEIRSRLEALILRSVFYDMVERSETRRTETGESEVGLWSKKVFFALGRLPGD; this comes from the coding sequence ATGTCCAGGGACAAAACGGTTCCCAATTCCATGAAGGTCGGTAACGCGATGGCGAATGACAAGCGCGCAGATGGGCAAACCGGATCGGAAACGTCCTCGGGCATTGCCGCGGCCGGCATTCCCGTGGTGTTGGGCCGGACGCCGACCGAGGAGAGTTACGACATCCGCATTGCGCGCGACGGCACCTGGTTCCACAATGGCGACCCGATCCGGCGCATCGAACTGGCGAAGCTGTTCTCCACCGTCCTGAGGCGTGACGACGACGGCGACTACTGGCTGGTCACGCCGGTCGAACGCGGCCGTATCCAGGTGGAGGATGCGCCGTTCGTCGCGGTCGAGATGATCGTGGCTGGCAGCGGGGCCGATCAGGTCCTGTCCTTCCGCACCAACCTGGACCATTGGGTGGAGGCCGGGGCCGAGCATCCGATCCGCGTCGCCGTCGACCCTGAAACCGGGGAGCCGGCACCCTACATCGAAATCAGAAGCCGGCTGGAGGCGCTGATCCTGCGGTCCGTGTTTTACGACATGGTCGAGCGCAGCGAGACGCGCCGCACCGAAACCGGCGAGTCCGAGGTGGGTCTATGGAGCAAGAAGGTCTTCTTCGCGCTGGGCAGGCTGCCTGGCGATTGA